The genomic DNA TAGTCGCCGAGTTGTTCGGAGGCGGCGAGGAAGACCTCGGTTTCGAGATTGTCTTGGAGATCTGCGAAGGAGGAGTGAGTGCCTTCGTTCACCACGACCGATTGGCCATGGCCGCCCGGGTTAGAGGTGTCCTGAAGGCTCATCACCACGGCCACCATGGCGGCTGCCGCAGTGAGGGCTCCACCGATCGAGACGGGGATCAGGATCTTGCTCCACCACGGCTTGGCCTGCCCTTCGAGACGGGCGGCGCGGACGACATTTGCAGCGAAGTTCGGGCTCGGCCGGTGGGCCGCGCTTTCCCGGAGGAGTTCCCAGACGGGGTCCTTTTCGATGTTGCCGGAGTTCGTTTCGCGCTTCATTGGAGGAGCAGGAGGCAGTTTCCGTGGAGAGAAACCGGGGAGCGAGAGAAAAGTTGCGCGGCCCGGTTCAGACGCCCCGCTTGTCACCCCAGAGGCGGACGTGGAGGCGGTCGCAGAAGCGCCAGCCATGGAGCAGGCAGCGTGCCGCCACGGCCGGGGCGTGGCGGTCCAGATCCGTGCTGGTGCGGCCTTCCGGCATGACCAAGATCCGCTCCGGCGGGACCGAGAACTCCCGGGAGAAGGTGAGGATCTCGTCCATGTCGGCGTCCTCAACGGCCACGAATTTGAACCAGGCTTTCGGGTCCGCGACGAATCCGGCGAGGGTTTCCGGGACGAGCCGGAGCTTCGCGTCCATCCCGGAGTTCGCCAGCTTCGGGGAGACATTGAACTGGTTCACCGCGGCGCGGAATTCCGGGGTCGGCTTGCGGGTGCCGTTGGTCTCCACCTCGAATTGGTAGGCTGGATCGATCTCCCGCAGGCCGGTAATCACCTCCAGCCACGCCTCCTGCTGGAGCAGCGGTTCGCCGCCGGTGAGGACGACGCGGCGGCAGGGGTGCATGGCGACCAGACGGACAATCTCCGTGGTGGGCGTCTCGATCGTGACCTCGGACTTCTTATGCTTCCTGTAGCCCGGATCGGCATCCTTCTCGTGCTTCCACGGGGTCCCTTCGAAGTTCCAGGTGTGGTCCGTATCGCACCACTGGCAGTGGAGATTGCAGAGGGAGGAACGCACGAAGACGGCGGGCATGCCAGCGGATACACCTTCACCCTGCAGGGTGAAGAAGATCTCGGGGCCGTCATTCAGGCGCGAAAGAAGCATGTGGGGAGGAAGAAATCATCAATCGCCGATCTTCCAATCACCAATCGGCCTCCCACCGCGCGGTAATTGCGTAGCGCACTTCGGTTGATGATCGGAAAATTGGTGATTAGTGATTCCGTCCATGAGCATCATCACCGGCCGGGGCGACGAGGGGGAGACGGACCTGCTATTCGGGAAAAGGATCGCGAAGACTTCCCTGCGGGTGGAGCTGCTGGGCACCGTGGATGAGGTGAATGCCGCGCTGGGGCTGGCCCGGGCGGCGGGAGCGGTACCGGAGGTGGAGGAGATTATCGCGCGTCTGCAGGAAATGCTGATCGGGCTGATGGGTCAATTCGCCTGCCAAGCGGGGGACGAGGAGCGCTATGTGAAGGCGGGCTTCCAAGCGGTGGGGCAGGAGGACTTCGACTGGATCGTGGCCACCGCGAAGGACTTCGAAGCGCGGGGTATCGTCTTCAAGGACTGGGCCCGGCCGGGCGCCGATCATTCGATCGCCCGGGCGGGGATGGACATGGCCCGTAGCATTGCGCGGCGGGCGGAGCGGGCGGCCCTGCGGCTGCACGAGAGCGGAGAGGAAGTGCCGGAACTGCTGCGGCTCTTCTTCAACCGGCTGTCGGATCTGTTGTGGATTCTGGCGCGTGCGGCTTGAGGATGACCCAAGTGGCACCCCAGTTCCCTTGGGAAGCCGGGTAGTGGAATTCCTGAACCTCCGGCAGGCGCCGCAGCAGGGAATGTACGCTTTCCCGCAGGGCTCCGGTACCCTTGCCGTGGATCACGCGCACCCCGCGGATGCCCTCGCGCAGGCACTCGGCGAAGTATTCCGGCAGTAGCTCGCCGATCTCCGAGGGGCGGAAGCCGTGGAGGTCCAGCTCCGGGGTGATAGGGATTCGGTGGGCATCTTCGTCCATAAAACCGTCTGCATTTCGCAGTCTTCCGCATGCCTTGTATTTTTCCCTTTGCAAGGGGGCAATGTTCGCTTAGTTCTCCCGCCCGCCGTTAAAATGGTGGCCGTAGTTCAATGGTAGAGCCCCAGATTGTGATTCTGGTTGTTGCGGGTTCGAGTCCCGTCGGTCACCCCACCTCTTCTTTCGGGAACAACAGGCGTTCCGGTTCGTAGAGGCGGACACAGTCGGCACGTGTGTCATGGAAAGTCTCGAGAGCCGCCTCGGATACAAATTTCGCAATTCGCTTCTCCTTGCTGAAGCGATGACCCATCCGAGTCTCGCCTACGAGTCCCAGCGCCCGCACTTCGATAACCAGCGGCTTGAATTTCTGGGCGATGCGGTGCTGCAACTGATCCTGACGGAAGATCTCTTCAAGATGTTCCCGGACTTCCCGGAAGGACGTCTGACCAAGCTGCGCTCGCAACTGGTGTCCCGCCGCGCCTTGGCCCGTTTCGCCCTGACCATCGATCTCGGCAGCTATGTCTTGCTGGGCAAGGGTGAGGAAGCAACCGGCGGTCGTCGGCGCATGTCCACGCTGGCGGATGGTTTTGAGGCGCTCATCGGCGCGGTCTATCTCGATAGCGGCTATACCGGGGCACGGGATCTGGTGCTGCGCTTGTTCCAGTCCGAGATTGAGGCGCTCGCGGGTAGCCCGGAAGAACGGAACCCGAAGGGCGAACTTCAGGAATGCTTGCAGGCCATTTCGCCGCAGGCCCCGAACTACCGCATCCTAGGCGAAAGCGGTCCCGATCACCGCAAGGTCTTCCAAGCCGAGGTTTCCTGGAAGGGAATGATCCTCGCGGTGGGCAAGGGCAAGAGCAAGAAGGAGGCCGAAGCCCGCGCCGCGGGCGAAGCGCTCCGGGCCCGCGTCTGGGAAAAGACCTGAAGCCCCGAACGAAAAAGGAGGACCAAGCGGTCCTCCTTTCGTTTTGAAGCCTTTTGTTAGGCCCCCTTGTTAGGCTTTCTTGAACTTGGAGTAGGCGCGCAGGTAGCCGACGCATTGGGCGATCTCCGGCACGTTGGTCTTCCAGTTGTGCTCGTATTCGATCGTCACGTTACCGGCGAAGCCGTGCTTCCGCACCTCATCAAGGATCGCGATGTTATCAATGACACCTGTGCCGAAGGGACGGTCGTGGGTCCACTTGCCGATCGCTTCGCGATCCTTCATGTGGAAGGAGTGCACGCGCGGCGCGACCTTCTTGATCACTTCGAGCGGATCGAGGCCGGAGGTGGCCCAGTGGCCGAGATCGGCGCAGTAGCCGATGTTGGCGTGACGATCCTTGATCGCTTCCCAGATCTTGTTGGGATCCCAGAGGGAGGTAGGCTTCGGGTGATTGTGGAAGCAGACCTTGATGTCGTATTCCTTCGCGAGCTTCTCCAGGGTGTCGAGGGCGTCGAGCGATTCGGTGGTCACACCATACAGGCCCATCTTCTTGGCGAATTCAAAGGTCTTGCGGGCTTCGGCTTCATCCTTGGAGATGCCGGTCACGCCGAAGTTCACCGGGGTGATGCCCTTGTCCTTCGCGTAGGCGAGGAGCTTGGTGATGTTCTCGTCGGAGAGGGAGGGATCGAGCTTCGCATCGCCGAGATCGCCGCCGATCTTCTGGCCCGGGAAGACTTCCACCGCGGTGGCACCGGCGGCAGCGGACTTCTCGATGGCTTCCCAGAGGGTGAATTCCTTCAGCGACCAGCACTGCACGGAGATCGCGAAACCGGCGGGAGTGAGAGCTTCCGGGGCGATCGTCTTGCCCTGCGAGCGCAGCGCGAGCAAGGCGGAGGCGGCGGGGACCATCGTGAAGAGGGAGCGGCGTTTCATCATGTTCGGATAGGGTAAGGTGGAACGTTCGCCGCAGGGGCGGTCTTTCCACGGGTTCTGACTCATTCGAGTGGTACGAATGATGCGCCGGGAGCTAAAGCAAGTGCCACCGGAAAATGGAAGCCCCCTTCGCGACAGATTGAAGGGCCTTTCAGTTCAAGGGATTCTGCCAGGCGGTGTCAGGGTAGGCCAGAACGGGGTCGAGCCCGAATTGGAGTTGGACCAGCCCGAGGTCTTCCGCGGGCAGTTCCTCCAGGCAGGGGGCGCCGTTTTTCCAAACAACCATCGCTAACATGGGAGCCTCGGGGGCTGCTTCTTGCACCGGAGCGGGAATCTGTGCGGCGAGAGGACTCTCCGATGTGTTCTTCGTGAAGCTCAGGGTGCCCGTGGCCGCGCAGATGCAAGCGATGCCAAGCAGGACCCGGCGTCGGGTGCGACGCTGCTTTTTGGTGCTTCTGACGGCATCCAGCAGCGAATCGAGAATCGGGTCCGGAGAGTTCATCGGTCAGCAAGTATCGGGGTTCTCGATCAGTCCGCGCAGGCGACGGCGGAGCCGGGCGAGTTTGGATTCAAGGGCCTTGGTGGAGATCTGTTGCTCGGCGGCCAGTTCGTCTTGGGACCAGCCATCGACATAATGACGGGTCAGGAGGCGACGGTCCTCTTCTTCCAGCGAAAGCATTGCGGATTCGAGCCGATCGTCGCCCTCGTCGGGGATGGGGCGGCGAAGTTCCTGCCACTGCTGGAAGCGCTCACCCAGCCATGTGCGGCGGTGATTGCTGCGGAGTTTGTCGACCGCCTCGCAGCGGGTGAGACAGGAGAGCCATGCTTCGAAGTCGGAGCCATGGTGAAAGACCTTCGCATGCCGGAGCACCCGGAGGTAGACGCGCTGGACGATCTCGCTCGCCTCGCAATCGGGAATGCCGCGTGCCAGTGCCATGGATTTGAGAAGCGGGAAGTAATGGACGTGGAACTCCCGCCACGCGGCTTCATCGCAGCGTGTCAATCCGCGGGTCAGGCTGACCACATCCGGGGGCATCAAGCGTTCATGTCTATCGGGTATCCTTGTGAAGGCCAGCCTCCTCTTGGCGTGGAGCGTCGCGGTTCAGGCTGGCGATGACCTCGGCGGTCATGTCGTCAGCCTCCGGGGTGTGAATGAAGAAGGGGGTCTGAATGAAGCCGGAGGCGGACTTATCGAAGACGTAGTCGATGCCTCCCTCCTTTGCTTTCTCGGCGATGTGGACCTGGATCTCATCGAGGAAGGCCCGGGCGCGTTCGGCGGAGTTTTCCTGCAGAGCCTTGTGCTTGCTTTGCATGAACTCGGTGCGCTCTCGTTCGAGCGCCACGCCATCCTGGAATTTGCTTCGACGCTCTTCGACGAGCACCTGTTTCTTGGCGGGGGCGATTGCCGGGTCGGCAAGTTGCTTGTCGAGGGTCCGGATGTCGGCCTCGAGTTGCCGAATGACTTCAAGGCGCTCATTCGCCTTGCTCTGGATTAGCGCCACTTGGGCGTGCTGTTCTTTCTGGTAAGCAGCGGTGCGATGGTAGTCTTTGAAGACCTGCTGCACGTCCACGGTTGCGATCTTCAGACGCGGAGTTGGCGTCGGTGCCTCCACCGGTGGCGGAGCTTCCCGGGGCTGGGCGATCGGCTGCGGTTTCTCCCGGCAATTGCTGATCGCGAGCGCGATCAGGACGGACGCGGAGAGTCGCTGCAGAAGATCTTTGGAAAGCGGCATTCACCCTTCCAACGTCTGTCACGCCATCTACCCCTCGCCGCTCGTGAAAATTTTCTTCAGGCGAGGATGCCCTTCACCAGCTTGGCCGGTTTCACACCGGTGAGCTTCTGGTCGAGGCCTTGGAAGGGATAGCTGAGACGCTGGTGATCGAAGCCGAAAAGGTGCAGCATGGTAGCGTGCAAGTCGCGCAGGTGGACGGGATCGCGTGCCACGTGATAGCCCATTTCATCCGTCTCCCCGTAGGTGACGCCCGGCCTCACGCCGGCACCGGCCATCCAGATGGTGAAGGCGTTCGGATTGTGGTCGCGGCCGGTGAAGCGGTTGCCATCGCCGCCGCCGCGGTTCTCCTGCATGGGCGTGCGGCCGAACTCGCCGCCCCAGATGACAAGCGTGTCCTCCAGCATGCCGCGCTGTTCAAGGTCGGTGAGGAGGGCGGCAACGGGGCGATCGATATCGCGGCACTTCTTCACGAAGCCGTCGTTGAGAGCCTCCGAAGCATTCGATCCATGCGAGTCCCAGCCCCAGTCGAAGAGCTGGATGAAGCGCACGCCGGACTCCGCGAGGCGGCGGGCGAGCAGGCAGTTGTTCGCGAAGGAGTCTTTGCCCGGTTCGGTGCCGTAAAGTTCGTGGATGTGCGCGGGCTCGTCCTTGATGCTCATCACCTCCGGAACCGAGACCTGCATGCGGTAGGCCATCTCATACTGGGCAATTCGCGTGATCGTCTCGGGATCGCCGAAGTCTTGGTGGGACTTCGCATTGAGCTTGGCCAGGGTGTCGAGCGCGGCACGGCGGATATCACGGTTGATTCCTGGAGGGTTGGTCGTGTTGAGAATCGGGTCGCCCGCCGAGCGGCACTGCACACCCTGATAGACGGAGGGAAGGAAACCGCTGCCCCAGAGCGAGGCACCCGCGCGTGGAAAGCGCCCGCCGGAAATGAGGACCATGAACCCGGGCAGATTCTGGTTCTCCGTGCCGAGGCCCCAGGTGAGCCATGAACCCATCGCGGGATAGCCTAGATTCTGGTTGCCAGTATGGAGGAGAAGTTGTGCCGGACCGTGGTTGAATTGGTCCGTCTGCATCGTTTTGATGAAGCAGAGCTTGTCCACGTGCTTCGCCAGTTCGGGCAGGCGATCGGAGACCCATGCGCCCGATTGGCCGTATTGCTTGAATTCGAACTGCGGACCCAGCATCTTCGGCACGCCTTGGATGAAGGCGAAGCGCTGGCCTTCCAAGAACTCCTTCGGGCACTCCTTGCCATTGTAGCGCACAAGCTGCGGCTTGTAGTCGAAGAGCTCGAGCTGGCTCGGCGCGCCATCCATGTGCAAGTAGATCACCCGCTTCGCCTTCGGGGCGAAGGATGGCAGCAAGGGCGCGAGCGGGGCGGAGGGATCGTGCTGAATCTTCAGCTTGCCCGCTCCTGCGGATACCCCTTGGCTGGCCATCCACAAGGCTCCGATCCCCGCGGGGCAATCGCGCAAGAAGCGCCGCCGCGTGACGTGATGGAGCGATTCGCGCTGGAGGTAGGGTGACATGGCTTAGCGGATCAGGGCTTCATCGAGATTCAGGAGGACGGAGGCGACCACGGTGTAGGAGGCTCCATCGGCAGTTCCGGCCATGCCTTCGCGGAGGGAAGGATTCGCGGTGTAGTCGGCTTCGAGCTTGGAGAAGAGCGCGCGCAACTCCTCCAAGCGATCCGGCGTGATCTGGCGGGAAGTCGCGAGACGGAAGCCGTAGGAGAGGCGTTCGTCC from Luteolibacter rhizosphaerae includes the following:
- a CDS encoding 7-carboxy-7-deazaguanine synthase QueE: MLLSRLNDGPEIFFTLQGEGVSAGMPAVFVRSSLCNLHCQWCDTDHTWNFEGTPWKHEKDADPGYRKHKKSEVTIETPTTEIVRLVAMHPCRRVVLTGGEPLLQQEAWLEVITGLREIDPAYQFEVETNGTRKPTPEFRAAVNQFNVSPKLANSGMDAKLRLVPETLAGFVADPKAWFKFVAVEDADMDEILTFSREFSVPPERILVMPEGRTSTDLDRHAPAVAARCLLHGWRFCDRLHVRLWGDKRGV
- a CDS encoding cob(I)yrinic acid a,c-diamide adenosyltransferase; amino-acid sequence: MSIITGRGDEGETDLLFGKRIAKTSLRVELLGTVDEVNAALGLARAAGAVPEVEEIIARLQEMLIGLMGQFACQAGDEERYVKAGFQAVGQEDFDWIVATAKDFEARGIVFKDWARPGADHSIARAGMDMARSIARRAERAALRLHESGEEVPELLRLFFNRLSDLLWILARAA
- a CDS encoding Smr/MutS family protein — translated: MDEDAHRIPITPELDLHGFRPSEIGELLPEYFAECLREGIRGVRVIHGKGTGALRESVHSLLRRLPEVQEFHYPASQGNWGATWVILKPHAPESTTDPTAG
- the rnc gene encoding ribonuclease III; translation: MESLESRLGYKFRNSLLLAEAMTHPSLAYESQRPHFDNQRLEFLGDAVLQLILTEDLFKMFPDFPEGRLTKLRSQLVSRRALARFALTIDLGSYVLLGKGEEATGGRRRMSTLADGFEALIGAVYLDSGYTGARDLVLRLFQSEIEALAGSPEERNPKGELQECLQAISPQAPNYRILGESGPDHRKVFQAEVSWKGMILAVGKGKSKKEAEARAAGEALRARVWEKT
- a CDS encoding sugar phosphate isomerase/epimerase family protein, with the protein product MKRRSLFTMVPAASALLALRSQGKTIAPEALTPAGFAISVQCWSLKEFTLWEAIEKSAAAGATAVEVFPGQKIGGDLGDAKLDPSLSDENITKLLAYAKDKGITPVNFGVTGISKDEAEARKTFEFAKKMGLYGVTTESLDALDTLEKLAKEYDIKVCFHNHPKPTSLWDPNKIWEAIKDRHANIGYCADLGHWATSGLDPLEVIKKVAPRVHSFHMKDREAIGKWTHDRPFGTGVIDNIAILDEVRKHGFAGNVTIEYEHNWKTNVPEIAQCVGYLRAYSKFKKA
- a CDS encoding RNA polymerase sigma factor → MPPDVVSLTRGLTRCDEAAWREFHVHYFPLLKSMALARGIPDCEASEIVQRVYLRVLRHAKVFHHGSDFEAWLSCLTRCEAVDKLRSNHRRTWLGERFQQWQELRRPIPDEGDDRLESAMLSLEEEDRRLLTRHYVDGWSQDELAAEQQISTKALESKLARLRRRLRGLIENPDTC
- a CDS encoding OmpH family outer membrane protein, with product MPLSKDLLQRLSASVLIALAISNCREKPQPIAQPREAPPPVEAPTPTPRLKIATVDVQQVFKDYHRTAAYQKEQHAQVALIQSKANERLEVIRQLEADIRTLDKQLADPAIAPAKKQVLVEERRSKFQDGVALERERTEFMQSKHKALQENSAERARAFLDEIQVHIAEKAKEGGIDYVFDKSASGFIQTPFFIHTPEADDMTAEVIASLNRDAPRQEEAGLHKDTR
- a CDS encoding DUF1501 domain-containing protein, with the protein product MSPYLQRESLHHVTRRRFLRDCPAGIGALWMASQGVSAGAGKLKIQHDPSAPLAPLLPSFAPKAKRVIYLHMDGAPSQLELFDYKPQLVRYNGKECPKEFLEGQRFAFIQGVPKMLGPQFEFKQYGQSGAWVSDRLPELAKHVDKLCFIKTMQTDQFNHGPAQLLLHTGNQNLGYPAMGSWLTWGLGTENQNLPGFMVLISGGRFPRAGASLWGSGFLPSVYQGVQCRSAGDPILNTTNPPGINRDIRRAALDTLAKLNAKSHQDFGDPETITRIAQYEMAYRMQVSVPEVMSIKDEPAHIHELYGTEPGKDSFANNCLLARRLAESGVRFIQLFDWGWDSHGSNASEALNDGFVKKCRDIDRPVAALLTDLEQRGMLEDTLVIWGGEFGRTPMQENRGGGDGNRFTGRDHNPNAFTIWMAGAGVRPGVTYGETDEMGYHVARDPVHLRDLHATMLHLFGFDHQRLSYPFQGLDQKLTGVKPAKLVKGILA